The sequence CACGGTCGACTCGATCAACGCCGCCAGCCGTGACCGGATCGCGGAGTACTACCGGCGCTACTACCTGCCGACGCACACCGTGGTGTCGGTGGCGGGCAACGTCAACCACGAGCAGGTCGTGGCGCTCGTCGCCGCGGCCTACGAGCGGGCCGGAGCCCTCGGCGGGGACGCCTCGCCGATCGCTCCGCGCGTCTCCGGCCCCGGCGCCGAGGCGCGTCCCGGAGTGCGGGTGGTTCACCGGCCGACCGAGCAGGCCAACCTGGTCCTCGGCACGACCGGTCTCACCCGCACCGACGAGCGCCGGTTCGCGCTCGGGGTGTTCAACGCGGCCCTGGGCGGCGGCATGTCCTCGCGGCTGTTCCAGGAGATCAGGGAGAAGAGGGGGCTGGCCTACTCCGCCTACTCCTACACCTCCTCCTACGCCGACACCGGGCAGTTCGGCATCTACGTCGGCTGCCTGCCGTCGAAGATCGACGACGTGCTGAAGATCTGCCGTGAGGAGGTCCTCCGGGTGGTCGCCGAAGGTATCACCGAGGAGGAGATCGTCCGCGGCAAGGGCCAGATGCGCGGCGGCCTCGTGCTCGGCCTGGAGGACACCGGCTCCCGGATGTCCAGGATCGGCAAGGGCGAGCTCGTCTACGACGAGCTGCTCTCGGTCGACGACGTCCTCGCCAGGATCGAGGCGGTGACCCCGGAGCAGATCTCCGAGGTCGCCCGTGACGTCCTCACCCGCCCGATGACCCTCGCGGTGATCGGCCCCTACGAGGACAAGGACTTCGGCTGGGTCGTCAACGGCTAGCCGTCCTGTCGTGAACGGCCCCGGCGTCCGCGCCGGGGCCGTTCCGCTGTCCGGGCACCGCCCGCCGTCCGCCCGGCACGGCCCGCGGGGCCCGGCGGCGGCCCGCGGGGACGTGAGGTGCGGCCCGCGGGGCCAGGGCGCGGCCGGCGGGCTTCGGCGAGGTCGGACGGTATAGCCTTGGGGCCGTGATCAGGGTTGGAGTTCTCGGCGCCCGAGGGCGCGTCGGTATCGAAGTGTGCAAGGCCGTCGAGGCGGCGGACGACCTGGAGCTGGTCGCGGCCCTCGACAAGGACGACCCGATCGAGGGTCTCACCGGCTCCGAGGTGGTGGTCGACTTCACCCACCCCGACGTGGTCATGGGCAACCTCGAATGGTGCATCTCCCACGGCATCCACCCGGTGGTCGGCACCACCGGCTTCGACGCCGGGCGCCTGGCGACCGTCAGGGGCTGGCTGGACGACAACCCCGGCGTCAACGCGCTGATCGCGCCCAACTTCGGCATCGCGGCCGTGCTCATGATGCACTTCGCCCAGCAGGCCGCCCGCTACTTCGACTCCGTCGAGATCGTCGAGCTGCACCATCCGAACAAGGCCGACGCGCCCTCCGGCACCGCCCGCCGTACGGCGGAGCTGATCGCCGAGGCGCGGCGCAAGGCCGGGGCCGGGCCGATGCCCGACGCGACCAGCGCGGCGCTGGACGGGGCACGGGGCGCGGAGGTGGAAGGCGTTCACGTGCACTCGGTACGGCTGGCCGGGCTGATCGCCCACCAGGAGGTGCTCATGGGCGGTGACGGGGAGACCCTCACCATCCGCCACGACACCATGAGCCGTTCGTCGTTCACGCCGGGCGTGCTGCTGGGCGTGCGCCGGGTCGGGGAGGTCCCGGGGCTGACCGTCGGCCTGGAGCCCCTGCTCGACCTCTAGCCGGGCGCGATCGGCGGCGCTCCGGGTCCGAGTGGAGGGGTGCGGCGATCAGGGGTAGCCTGATCGCCGCTCAATGCCGAAAAGTCCGGCATTCGTCGCCGACGGTGTCTTCCGGGTCCGCGGCGCCCCTCGCCCAACATGGAGATACAGCGTGTCAGCTCCCGCGGACGTCCTCGTCGCCGACCCTCCGCCGGCGCGGGCGGGCACGCCGAGCGGGCGCCGCCCGGAGATCGAGGGCCTGCGGGCGGTCGCCGTCCTGCTGGTGGTGATCTACCACATCTGGCCGCGACGGGTCTCCGGCGGCGTCGACGTGTTCCTCATGCTCACCGGCTTCCTCATCACCGGTTCCCTGCTGCGCACGGTGGAGCGCCGGGGCCGGGTGGAGTTCGGGGCGTTCGCCGCGCGTCTGTCGAGGCGGCTGCTGCCTCCCGCCGCGCTGGTGCTGCTCGGGGTGCTGGGCGGGACGCTGCTGTGGCTCCCGCGGACCCGGTGGTACGACACGCTGCGCGAGGTGTTCGCCTCGGCGCTGTACTACGAGAACTGGAGCCTGGCGACCTCGGCGGTCGACTACCTGGCCGCCGGCTCGGCGGCCAGCCCGGTCCAGCACTTCTGGTCGCTGGCGATCCAGGGGCAGTTCTACCTCCTGTGGCCGCCGTTGCTGGCGCTGGTGGCCGTACGCCGCCGCTGGAGCCCCCGGATGGCGTTCCTCGGCGTGATGGGCCTGGTCTTCGCGGGCTCGCTCGCGTACTCGGTGCTGCGGACGGCGGCCGACCAGCGGTGGGCCTACTTCGACACCGGGGCCAGGCTGTGGGAGCTCGCCCTCGGCGGCATGCTCGCGGTCGCGTTGCCGTACCTGCGCCCGTCGCGCGCGGTCCGCGTCGCGCTGGGCTGGATCGGCCTGGCCGCGCTGGTCTCGTGCGGCCTGCTGCTCCAGGTCTCCACGGTCTTTCCGGGCTACGCGGCCCTGTGGCCGACCGGAGCCGGCGTGATGATCATCGTTGCCGGGGTGACGGGCAGCGCTTACGGCGCCGACCGGCTGCTCACCCTGCGCCCGCTGATGTATGTGGGGAAGATCTCCTACGCGCTGTACCTGTGGCACTGGCCGATCTTCGTCTTCTACCTCGCGGAGACCGGCCGTACGGCGGCGAGCGCCAAGGGCATCGCCCTCATCCTGGCCGTCTCGTTCACGCTCGCGGCCGTCACGACGTACCTGGCCGACCGGATGACGGCCCGCGGCACGGCGCGCTCGGCCGCGCTGGGCCTGGCGTGCCTGCTGCCGGTGCTGGCCACCGCCGCCGTGTGGACCGTCCGGCTGGAGGACCAGGCGGGGGAGAAGGGCGGCATCGTCCCCGCCCCGGCCATGGCCGCCCGCGACCGCCCGCAGACCTACGCCGACGGCTGCAACCAGGTCACGCAACGCGACGAGGTGCTGATGTGCCGGTACGGCGCCGCGGACCCGAGCCGCACCATCGCGCTCGTCGGCAACTCGCACGCCGCGCACTGGTTCCCGGCGCTGCACAGGATCGCCGACGCCAACGGCTGGCAGGTGGTGAACCTGACGAAGGGGGCGTGCGCGCTCTCCACCGACCCGCAGCGCTACCAGGGCAGGGCCTATCCGTCGTGCGACAGATGGCAGAAGGAGGTCATGGCGGAGCTCGGGCGGCTCAAGCCGGACCTCCTGGTCACCACCGCGACGATCTCCAGCCCCTTCGAGCGGGGGGAGACGCTCCCGGCCGGCTACGTCCGGCGGTGGCGGCAGCTCGGCGCGATGGGCATCCACGTGCTGGCGATCCGGGACACCCCGCGGATGTCCTTCGACCCCCCGGAGTGCGTCGAGGTCAAGGGGACGGAGGCGTGCGTGGACGACGAGCGGCACAGCCTCGCCGCGGTCTCACCGGCCGCCCGGCTCCGCCGGCCACCGGCCAACGTGACGTTCGCCGACTTCAACCACCTGCTGTGTCCCGCGGAACGCTGCCGCTCGGTCATCGGCGACCTGATGGTCTACTCCGACAAGGGGCACATCACCGCCACCTTCATGCGGAGCCTGGCCCCCGCCGTGGAGAAGGAGGTCCGGCGGGCGCTCGGCTCCTGAGGCGGCCGTGCGGGCCGGCCGCCCCGGGTCGTCCCGGTGGTCCGGGAGGAACCGCTGTACCATGCGGTCTCATGACAGACACCCGATCTTCGGCGCAGGCCGGGGTCCGCTGGGCCGAGGCCGGAGAGCTGGCCGGGCTGGCGGCGGTGGAGACCGCCGCGGACGGGGTGTTCGCGGCGGTGGGCATCACCTTTCCGCCGGGCACCACGATGATCGAGGAGACCGACGACCCGTCGCGGGTCCTGGTCGCCGGGACCCCGCCGGTCGGTTTCGCGATGATCGGCTGGGTGGACGGGCTGGTCCACCTCGACCAGCTCGCCGTCCACCCCGACCACGGGCGCAGGGGCGTCGGCGGGCGGCTGCTGGAGGCGGTCTGCGACCACGCGGCCTCGGCGGGGGTGGCCGCGGTGACGCTGACGACGTTCCGCGACGTGCCCTGGAACGGGCCGTGGTATGCCCAGCGGGGCTTCGGCGTGCTCGATCCGGCCGAGTGGGGCCCGGAGCTGGCCGCGCTGGTCGCCCACGAGCGGGAGCTGGGCATCGAGCTCGCGCCCCGCGTCGTGATGCGCCGGGCCCTGTGAGAGCCGCTCCCGGGGGCGTTTCTGGTGCCGTCATGGTCTTTCCGGTATCTTTGACTCTCAGGTCGAGAGGCGCTGCAACGGGTTCAGGCCCGCCACGCTCGGCCTTGATCCTCTCTCCTTGACCTTTCCTCAAGGGCGCCTCCCATAACGGGAGGTGGTCCGGTGGATACGTCTTTGAACCACGGCGACGAGCACGGGCAGGGTGCCGTACGGCACGCACCCGGCGCCGGTGACCCCGGTGCGCCGGGGGCGCACCCGGCAGAGGCGGCTGGCAGGACACAGGCACTCCGGGAGCTTCTGGACCAGCGGATCGTGGTGCTCGACGGTGCCTGGGGAACGATGCTGCAGGGCGCCGAGCTCACCGCGGCCGACTACCGCGGGGAGCGCTTCAAGGACCACCCGCGCGATGTGACCGGTGACCCGGACCTGCTGAACCTGACGCGGCCGGATGTCGTCCTCGACGTGCACCGGCAGTACCTGGCGGCGGGCGCGGACATCACCACGACGAACACCTTCACCGCGACGAGCATCGGCCAGGCCGACTACGGGCTGGAGTCGCTGGTGCGGGAGATGAACCTGCGGGGCGCCCAGCTGGCGCGCCAGGCCGCGGACGAGGCGGGCGGGCGTTTCGTCGCCGGCTCGATCGGGCCGTTGAACGTCACGCTCTCGCTGTCCCCGCGCGTGGAGGACCCGGCGTACCGGGCGGTGTCGTTCGACGAGGTCCGCGCCGCGTACGCCGAGCAGATCCAGGCACTGGCCGACGGCGGGGTCGACCTGCTGCTGATCGAGACGATCTTCGACACGCTCAACGCGAAGGCCGCGATCGCCGCCGCCCGCGACGTCGCCCCGCACCTGCCGCTGTGGATCTCGGTGACGATCGTCGACCTGAGCGGGCGCACGCTGTCGGGGCAGACCGTCGAGGCGTTCTGGAGCTCCATCGAGCACGCCGCTCCGCTGGTGGTCGGCGTGAACTGCTCGCTGGGCGCGGAGGAGATGCGTCCGCACGTGGCCGAGCTGTCACGGCTCGCCGGCGTCTACACCGCCTCCCATCCCAACGCCGGCCTGCCGAACGCGTTCGGCGGCTATGACCAGACCCCGGACGAGACCGCGCGGCTGCTCGGCGAGTTCGCCGGCTCGGGGATGGTCAACGTCGTCGGCGGGTGCTGCGGGACGACACCCGCGCACATCGCGCGGATCGCGGCCGAGGTGTCCGCCCTCCCGCCGCGCCCGATCCCGGCACCGCCGGCGCGCACCCGGTTCAGCGGTCTGGAGCCCTTCGAGATCGGCGCCGACACCGGGTTCGTCATGATCGGGGAGCGCACCAACGTCACCGGCTCGGCGCGCTTCCGGCGCCTGGTCGAGGGAGGCGACCACCAGGGCGCCGTCGACGTCGCGCTGGAGCAGGTCCGCGGCGGAGCCAACCTGCTCGACGTCAACATGGACGCCGACCTGCTCGACAGCGAGCAGGCCATGACCACGTTCCTGAACCTGATCGCGACCGAGCCGGAGGTCGCCCGCATCCCGGTCATGATCGACAGCTCGCGGTGGAGCGTGCTGGAGGCCGGCCTCAAGTGCGTGCAGGGCAGGGGCGTCGTCAACTCGATCAGCCTCAAGGAGGGCGAGGAGCCGTTCCTGGAGCAGGCGCGGCGCATCCGGGACTACGGCGCCGGCGTGGTCGTCATGGCCTTCGACGAGCAGGGGCAGGCCGACACCGTCGAGCGCAAGGTGGCGATCTGCGCCCGCGCCTACGACCTGCTCACGCAGCGGGCCGGGTTCCCCGCCGAGGACATCGTGTTCGACCCGAACGTGCTCGCGGTCGCCACCGGGATCGCCGAGCACAACGGCTACGCGAAGGCGTTCATCGACGCGCTGCCGCTGATCAAGCAGCGGTGCCCGGGAGCGCGGACCAGCGGCGGCATCTCCAACCTGTCGTTCTCCTTCCGCGGCAACGACGTCGTGCGCGAGGCGATGCACTCGGCGTTCCTCTTCCACGCCGTGCGCGCCGGACTGGACATGGGCATCGTCAACGCGGGGCAGCTCGCGGTCTACCAGGACATCCCCGCGGACCTGCTGGAGCTCGTCGAGGACGTGATCTTCGACCGGCGGGCCGACGCCACCGACCGGCTCGTCGCGTTCGCCGAGACGGTGAGCGGGTCCGGCACCCGCCGTACCGTGGACCTGTCCTGGCGCGACGCGCCGGTGGAGCAGCGCCTGGCGTACGCGCTCGTGCAGGGCATCGTCGACTTCATCGACGCCGACACCGAGGAAGCCCGGCAGCGGGCGGCCCGCCCCCTCGACGTGATCGAGGGACCGCTCATGGACGGCATGAAGATCGTGGGCGACCTGTTCGGCGCCGGGAAGATGTTCCTGCCGCAGGTGGTCAAGAGCGCGCGGGTGATGAAGCGCTCGGTCGCCTACCTGGAGCCCTACATGGAGGCCGAGAAGGAGCAGGCGCGGCTGGAGGGGCGCGTCGACGCCGGCCGCGGTCAGGGGAAGGTGGTGCTCGCGACCGTCAAGGGCGACGTGCACGACATCGGCAAGAACATCGTGGGCGTCGTGCTCGGCTGCAACAACTACCAGGTCATCGACCTCGGGGTGATGGTCCCCGCCGCCGTCGTCCTCGACACCGCGATCGCCGAGGGCGCCGACGCCGTCGGGCTCTCGGGGCTGATCACCCCGTCGCTGGACGAGATGGTCACCGTCGCCGCGGAGATGCAGCGCCGCGGGCTGAAGCTGCCCCTGCTGATCGGCGGGGCCACGACGTCGCGCCAGCACACCGCGGTCCGCATCGCCCCCGCCTACGACGGCACCACCGTGCATGTCCTCGACGCCTCCCGCGTCGTCGGCGTGGTCTCGGACCTGCTCCACGCGGACCGGGCCGAGAAGCTGGCCGTGAGCAACCGGGCCGAGCAGGAGCGCCTGCGCGAGCAGCACGCCACCCGGGAGCGGCGTCCCCTGCTGACCCTCGCGCAGGCCCGCGCGAACCGTGAGCAGGTCCCGTTCGACGACCTGCCGGTCCCCGACTTCACCGGCCTGCGCACGGTCCAGCCGGATCTGACCACCCTCCGCGGGATGATCGACTGGCAGTTCCTCTTCCTCGCCTGGGAACTGAAGGGCAAGTATCCGGCGATCCTCGACCAGCCGGTGGCCCGCGAGCTCTACGACGACGCGAACACCCTGCTCGACCAGATCATCGCGGAGGGCCACTTCCAGGCCCGGGGCGCCTACGGCTTCTGGCCCGCCCACTCCGAGGGCGACGACATCCTGATCGACGCCGGGCCGCCGGCCGCGGGCGGCCGCGGGATTCTCCGCCTGCCGATGTTGCGCCAGCAGACGGCCAAGCCCACGGGCCGGGCCAACCGGTGTCTCGCCGACTACGTGGCCCCGGCCGGAGACCACATCGGCGGGTTCGCCGTGGCCGTCCACGGCGCCGAGGACCTCGCCACCGCCTTCGAGGCCCGGCACGACGACTACCGGGCGATCATGGTGAAAGCCCTGGCCGACCGCCTCGCCGAGGCGTTCGCCGAGCACATCCACCTCCAGGCCCGGCGCGCCTGGTACGAGCCGGACGCCGACCCCCTGATCGAGGACCTGCACGCCGAGCGCTTCCGCGGCATCCGTCCCGCGCTCGGCTACCCCGCGAGCCCGGACCACAGCCAGAAGCAGGACCTGTTCGACCTGCTCGACGCCAAGCGGCTCGACATGGCCCTGACCGAGTCCTTCGCGATGACCCCCGCCGCCAGCGTCAGCGGGCTGCTCTTCGCCCACCCGGAGTCGCGCTACTTCACCGTG comes from Streptosporangium roseum DSM 43021 and encodes:
- a CDS encoding M16 family metallopeptidase, with the protein product MTTTLHPGKDGAGVVQRTVLPGGLRVVTESMPTVRSVAVGMWVGIGSRDEAPEHMGSSHFLEHLLFKGTPTRDALEISAAIEGIGGEINAFTAKEYTCYYARVLDEDLRVAIDVLADVVTSSLITPEDVEAERGVILEEIAMHDDDPSDMVHEQFSAEMYGDTPIGRPILGTVDSINAASRDRIAEYYRRYYLPTHTVVSVAGNVNHEQVVALVAAAYERAGALGGDASPIAPRVSGPGAEARPGVRVVHRPTEQANLVLGTTGLTRTDERRFALGVFNAALGGGMSSRLFQEIREKRGLAYSAYSYTSSYADTGQFGIYVGCLPSKIDDVLKICREEVLRVVAEGITEEEIVRGKGQMRGGLVLGLEDTGSRMSRIGKGELVYDELLSVDDVLARIEAVTPEQISEVARDVLTRPMTLAVIGPYEDKDFGWVVNG
- the dapB gene encoding 4-hydroxy-tetrahydrodipicolinate reductase; this encodes MIRVGVLGARGRVGIEVCKAVEAADDLELVAALDKDDPIEGLTGSEVVVDFTHPDVVMGNLEWCISHGIHPVVGTTGFDAGRLATVRGWLDDNPGVNALIAPNFGIAAVLMMHFAQQAARYFDSVEIVELHHPNKADAPSGTARRTAELIAEARRKAGAGPMPDATSAALDGARGAEVEGVHVHSVRLAGLIAHQEVLMGGDGETLTIRHDTMSRSSFTPGVLLGVRRVGEVPGLTVGLEPLLDL
- a CDS encoding acyltransferase family protein, which translates into the protein MSAPADVLVADPPPARAGTPSGRRPEIEGLRAVAVLLVVIYHIWPRRVSGGVDVFLMLTGFLITGSLLRTVERRGRVEFGAFAARLSRRLLPPAALVLLGVLGGTLLWLPRTRWYDTLREVFASALYYENWSLATSAVDYLAAGSAASPVQHFWSLAIQGQFYLLWPPLLALVAVRRRWSPRMAFLGVMGLVFAGSLAYSVLRTAADQRWAYFDTGARLWELALGGMLAVALPYLRPSRAVRVALGWIGLAALVSCGLLLQVSTVFPGYAALWPTGAGVMIIVAGVTGSAYGADRLLTLRPLMYVGKISYALYLWHWPIFVFYLAETGRTAASAKGIALILAVSFTLAAVTTYLADRMTARGTARSAALGLACLLPVLATAAVWTVRLEDQAGEKGGIVPAPAMAARDRPQTYADGCNQVTQRDEVLMCRYGAADPSRTIALVGNSHAAHWFPALHRIADANGWQVVNLTKGACALSTDPQRYQGRAYPSCDRWQKEVMAELGRLKPDLLVTTATISSPFERGETLPAGYVRRWRQLGAMGIHVLAIRDTPRMSFDPPECVEVKGTEACVDDERHSLAAVSPAARLRRPPANVTFADFNHLLCPAERCRSVIGDLMVYSDKGHITATFMRSLAPAVEKEVRRALGS
- a CDS encoding GNAT family N-acetyltransferase codes for the protein MTDTRSSAQAGVRWAEAGELAGLAAVETAADGVFAAVGITFPPGTTMIEETDDPSRVLVAGTPPVGFAMIGWVDGLVHLDQLAVHPDHGRRGVGGRLLEAVCDHAASAGVAAVTLTTFRDVPWNGPWYAQRGFGVLDPAEWGPELAALVAHERELGIELAPRVVMRRAL
- the metH gene encoding methionine synthase, with the translated sequence MDTSLNHGDEHGQGAVRHAPGAGDPGAPGAHPAEAAGRTQALRELLDQRIVVLDGAWGTMLQGAELTAADYRGERFKDHPRDVTGDPDLLNLTRPDVVLDVHRQYLAAGADITTTNTFTATSIGQADYGLESLVREMNLRGAQLARQAADEAGGRFVAGSIGPLNVTLSLSPRVEDPAYRAVSFDEVRAAYAEQIQALADGGVDLLLIETIFDTLNAKAAIAAARDVAPHLPLWISVTIVDLSGRTLSGQTVEAFWSSIEHAAPLVVGVNCSLGAEEMRPHVAELSRLAGVYTASHPNAGLPNAFGGYDQTPDETARLLGEFAGSGMVNVVGGCCGTTPAHIARIAAEVSALPPRPIPAPPARTRFSGLEPFEIGADTGFVMIGERTNVTGSARFRRLVEGGDHQGAVDVALEQVRGGANLLDVNMDADLLDSEQAMTTFLNLIATEPEVARIPVMIDSSRWSVLEAGLKCVQGRGVVNSISLKEGEEPFLEQARRIRDYGAGVVVMAFDEQGQADTVERKVAICARAYDLLTQRAGFPAEDIVFDPNVLAVATGIAEHNGYAKAFIDALPLIKQRCPGARTSGGISNLSFSFRGNDVVREAMHSAFLFHAVRAGLDMGIVNAGQLAVYQDIPADLLELVEDVIFDRRADATDRLVAFAETVSGSGTRRTVDLSWRDAPVEQRLAYALVQGIVDFIDADTEEARQRAARPLDVIEGPLMDGMKIVGDLFGAGKMFLPQVVKSARVMKRSVAYLEPYMEAEKEQARLEGRVDAGRGQGKVVLATVKGDVHDIGKNIVGVVLGCNNYQVIDLGVMVPAAVVLDTAIAEGADAVGLSGLITPSLDEMVTVAAEMQRRGLKLPLLIGGATTSRQHTAVRIAPAYDGTTVHVLDASRVVGVVSDLLHADRAEKLAVSNRAEQERLREQHATRERRPLLTLAQARANREQVPFDDLPVPDFTGLRTVQPDLTTLRGMIDWQFLFLAWELKGKYPAILDQPVARELYDDANTLLDQIIAEGHFQARGAYGFWPAHSEGDDILIDAGPPAAGGRGILRLPMLRQQTAKPTGRANRCLADYVAPAGDHIGGFAVAVHGAEDLATAFEARHDDYRAIMVKALADRLAEAFAEHIHLQARRAWYEPDADPLIEDLHAERFRGIRPALGYPASPDHSQKQDLFDLLDAKRLDMALTESFAMTPAASVSGLLFAHPESRYFTVGRLGRDQIEDYALRRGLGLPEVERWLRPNLAYEPG